A part of Paenibacillus sp. 481 genomic DNA contains:
- a CDS encoding non-ribosomal peptide synthetase, giving the protein MMPEVERRRLLHEFNDTEASFPREATLQQLFEQQADVFPNRVALSCLNKTLTYRELNERANMLAKVLREKGVMPNQIIGVLCSRSAEMVISILAVLKAGGAYMPIDPEYPVDRIGYMLEDSGTVLCIVEETSLIPQHTTVQVLSLDMIEMHASSDAEHVNSTMPNATCIHNLDPVNKPEDLAYVIYTSGSTGKPKGVMIEHRNVVRLLFNDRNLFDFNENDVWTLFHSFCFDFSVWEMYGALLYGGKLVIVPQSIAREPERFLALLREEQVTVLNQTPTAFYQLAKLEEQLDMPVDLQVRNVIFGGEALLPIQLLSWKKKYPNTKLINMYGITETTVHVTYKEIGFEEIQLRTSNIGKPIPTLQIYILDEQRELNPIGVEGEIYVGGEGVARGYVNRPELTSERFIPHPFEPGKRLYRTGDLARWLSNGELEYLGRMDHQVKIRGYRIELGEIEFRLLGCEGIHEAVAVVKKDAADEDTLCAYYVSDRPYQTAELRTQLLQHLPQYMLPAHFIPLQSIPTTRNNKVDVTALPSPVQYAIPAEGVKLVAPETELQWQMLNIWKESLHNPNIGVTSNYFDYGGDSIRVIELISRMNKELAMNIQIVDLYKHPTIKGLIEQSVTYDSIDNTREEVEAELQQMQLEWLSNPAYRSFLPAAVEDLFPMSDIQQGMVFHYMKHEGAGVYHDQFVYRINDNRMNVTSLQVVMTELVKKHPMLRTGFNIGDFPIPVQYVCKQINIPIVEVELRSGTPEQIKNEITAYMEQDRAHPFPIHEAPLWRMVLFTSANEKYVCWIFHHAILDGWSVAVFMSELLNLYGALRGGEISA; this is encoded by the coding sequence ATGATGCCGGAAGTAGAGAGACGAAGGTTGCTGCATGAATTTAACGATACGGAAGCGTCTTTTCCACGGGAAGCAACACTTCAGCAACTATTTGAGCAGCAAGCAGATGTATTTCCTAATCGTGTCGCTTTGTCCTGCCTAAATAAGACTCTTACATATAGAGAATTGAACGAACGGGCAAATATGCTGGCAAAGGTGCTACGTGAGAAAGGCGTCATGCCGAACCAAATTATTGGTGTGCTATGCTCACGATCAGCAGAGATGGTCATTAGTATCCTGGCCGTACTAAAAGCAGGCGGAGCCTATATGCCAATTGATCCCGAGTATCCTGTGGATCGTATCGGATATATGCTCGAAGATAGCGGAACGGTACTATGCATCGTAGAAGAAACTTCGCTGATCCCACAACATACGACTGTTCAAGTGTTATCGCTCGACATGATCGAAATGCACGCATCGTCGGATGCGGAACATGTAAACTCGACGATGCCTAACGCTACCTGTATACACAATCTTGATCCCGTAAACAAGCCTGAAGATTTGGCTTATGTGATTTATACATCAGGCTCCACGGGGAAACCGAAGGGAGTTATGATCGAGCATCGTAACGTTGTCAGATTACTGTTCAATGATCGTAATTTATTTGACTTTAATGAAAATGATGTTTGGACACTTTTCCATTCGTTTTGTTTCGATTTTTCAGTTTGGGAAATGTACGGTGCGTTGTTATACGGCGGTAAGTTAGTCATTGTTCCTCAATCGATCGCGAGGGAACCAGAACGTTTCCTTGCTCTGCTGCGCGAAGAACAAGTAACGGTATTAAACCAGACGCCAACAGCCTTTTATCAGCTTGCAAAGCTTGAGGAGCAACTGGACATGCCTGTAGACTTGCAAGTTCGCAACGTCATTTTCGGAGGCGAGGCTCTGCTGCCGATTCAACTGTTAAGCTGGAAAAAGAAATACCCGAATACAAAGTTAATTAATATGTATGGGATAACCGAAACGACAGTTCATGTGACTTATAAAGAAATAGGCTTTGAAGAAATCCAATTAAGGACAAGCAATATCGGTAAACCGATTCCGACACTGCAAATATACATTCTAGATGAGCAGCGTGAGCTAAACCCGATTGGCGTTGAGGGGGAAATCTACGTTGGTGGTGAAGGCGTTGCGCGAGGTTACGTCAATCGACCTGAACTGACGAGCGAGCGATTTATCCCTCATCCGTTTGAACCGGGGAAACGATTGTATCGGACAGGTGATCTGGCTCGCTGGCTATCTAATGGTGAGTTGGAATACTTGGGGAGAATGGATCACCAAGTGAAAATCAGGGGATATCGGATCGAATTGGGGGAGATCGAGTTTAGACTCCTCGGCTGTGAAGGAATTCATGAAGCGGTTGCTGTCGTCAAAAAGGACGCAGCAGACGAAGATACGTTGTGTGCGTATTATGTGTCTGATCGACCGTATCAAACAGCTGAATTGCGGACCCAACTGTTGCAGCATTTGCCACAGTACATGCTGCCAGCACATTTTATTCCGCTGCAGAGCATACCTACAACACGAAATAACAAGGTGGATGTAACAGCTCTTCCTTCACCAGTTCAATACGCAATACCGGCTGAGGGCGTGAAATTGGTCGCGCCCGAAACAGAACTGCAATGGCAAATGCTTAACATCTGGAAGGAATCGCTTCACAATCCGAACATCGGTGTGACGAGTAATTATTTCGATTATGGCGGTGATTCCATTCGAGTTATTGAACTTATTAGCCGGATGAATAAGGAACTTGCCATGAATATTCAGATCGTGGATCTGTATAAGCACCCGACGATTAAGGGATTAATTGAGCAGAGCGTTACATATGACTCCATAGATAACACACGAGAGGAAGTCGAAGCAGAGCTTCAACAGATGCAGCTGGAATGGTTATCCAACCCCGCGTACCGTTCGTTCCTTCCAGCAGCTGTAGAAGATCTATTTCCAATGAGCGATATACAGCAAGGTATGGTATTCCATTACATGAAGCATGAAGGTGCTGGAGTGTACCATGACCAGTTCGTTTATCGAATTAATGATAATAGGATGAATGTGACAAGTCTGCAGGTGGTAATGACGGAATTAGTTAAAAAGCACCCTATGCTGAGGACTGGATTCAATATTGGTGATTTTCCAATACCTGTTCAGTACGTTTGCAAGCAAATAAATATCCCTATTGTAGAAGTGGAGTTGCGTTCAGGCACTCCCGAACAAATAAAAAATGAGATAACGGCATATATGGAACAGGATCGAGCCCATCCCTTTCCTATTCACGAAGCGCCATTGTGGCGGATGGTGTTGTTTACGTCGGCAAATGAGAAATACGTATGCTGGATTTTTCATCATGCTATTTTGGACGGTTGGAGCGTGGCTGTATTTATGTCAGAGTTGCTAAACCTCTATGGAGCGCTCAGGGGAGGAGAAATCAGTGCTTAG
- a CDS encoding condensation domain-containing protein, giving the protein MTIQSQLEQYIKSVHPIKDVRVEMHIQHVSADVPSRPDASAILNQQQHFQYTNYRSSPRRSAQHGVKEARLIGPPLVWADNEPRTLIDAFSRTLQKDGHKKLHFSLKDGTDSSLSYTELDQQAARILHGLIQLGLKPGDAVLIQVERIDYFISLFWACIFGGFLPAPLKLALNQQPNHAERKKVEQVWEFLNRPLIVTDCKLEDVATEQTNGEQRIVGAEVLLGQRAADHRHTANPEDGALFLFTSGTTGMPKCVRYNHTHVLANIFGIQRCLELTQHEVTLNWMPLYHAGGLLTNHVLGVVLGCEQVLRPVEHFLTTPCSWLQDIEAYRVTFTWAPNFAFAQINQLSAEIESSSWDLSSVRTILNVGQPISVRTAKTFLQTLSSSGLSSKCIVPAYGMTEFSGSLCFNREFDAHEESGVQHIWQSSLNDELRFAGPDDSSEAVAFAEIGRVMPGVDLRIVDDMDKALPEACVGKVQLKGDTIIDGYYNHEAATSAAFTEDGWFETGDLGFVYDGRLTLTGRAKDVLIMNAKNVYNFEVESVMSQAYGIDPNFAAAAGISGGEDGNDRLLLFFSPLDDDIMLTLLLIQELRGLVSRQFGVNPCYIVPVSKANFPRTPTGKIQRLQLVHNLLDGQYDTILATVDDLLRNRFQRDELFAHAAVASTVESQALLSETIHGAEVVATEMKHQEIVVVYYSSECDDLSDAALYIKIRDYLSTQHENYGHIEVCRRHSISEHMEEDYEEELRFLTNSFEKLLKRPVITRNHDFFQLGGDSLKMTKLLTMLISNYNIMVTPHQFFKQPTIQGLLQEMILAKQNSSSSHIPTHSRDQSRMPLTIKQKSQWILHMIEPNSAFYTNTFTLRFQGACDREHLTELMRILIERHEGLRIRFGMQYSEPFQYVEPPYSPYIRHMDLSLMEGERRRDRESELVRQEANHRFDLLQEPCLRLLLLTCGENEHRLVISMHHIMSDGWSVEVFTNELMDLYGKSLQGERPHLTALPVSYSNYVYWQSEREQDHSSSLWAQTDYWRQLLNGPLPTIQVPPDFVRPEVRSYKGDTIDLTVSSSLASLARAKANRSGITLFMLMFAVYAYLIHRFSKQSSVPIGTVMANRTRPELEKLIGFVANTVVLRIEFDDEMTFNDLLEQVKTSAVGAYQHQEVPFEMVLPLLSDRGKAGYTPGFQVMFTYQNEFTHNYQFTDASVRLEIEAGDTAKFDLILHVYEEADTLRLRMEYNTDLYKKETIERLLNFYTTILEGVVEH; this is encoded by the coding sequence GCCATTCTGAATCAACAGCAGCACTTTCAATATACGAACTACCGAAGCTCACCTCGACGCTCTGCACAACACGGCGTAAAGGAAGCTCGCTTAATCGGTCCGCCCCTCGTGTGGGCAGATAACGAACCGAGGACACTTATCGATGCTTTTAGCAGGACGTTGCAAAAAGATGGGCACAAAAAGTTGCACTTCAGTCTCAAAGATGGTACAGACAGCTCGCTTAGCTACACGGAGTTAGATCAGCAGGCAGCGCGCATCTTACACGGTTTAATCCAGCTCGGATTAAAGCCGGGCGATGCGGTACTAATACAGGTCGAACGTATTGATTATTTTATAAGCCTCTTCTGGGCTTGCATTTTCGGAGGATTTTTGCCAGCACCATTAAAGCTGGCACTAAACCAACAACCAAATCATGCCGAGCGAAAAAAGGTTGAGCAGGTGTGGGAGTTTCTTAATCGCCCACTAATCGTAACGGACTGCAAGTTAGAAGATGTTGCGACCGAGCAGACAAATGGTGAACAGCGAATTGTAGGTGCGGAAGTGCTGCTTGGACAACGTGCGGCAGATCATCGTCATACCGCAAATCCTGAGGACGGGGCATTGTTCCTTTTTACGTCCGGAACGACAGGCATGCCCAAGTGCGTGCGCTATAATCATACGCACGTTCTAGCCAATATTTTCGGCATTCAGCGTTGCCTGGAGCTGACACAACATGAAGTTACTTTAAACTGGATGCCGCTCTACCACGCTGGAGGCTTACTAACGAACCATGTTCTTGGTGTTGTGCTTGGATGCGAACAGGTACTCCGCCCTGTAGAGCATTTTTTGACCACGCCGTGCTCGTGGTTACAAGATATCGAAGCTTATCGTGTCACTTTTACGTGGGCACCTAACTTTGCGTTTGCCCAGATTAATCAATTAAGTGCAGAAATAGAATCAAGTAGCTGGGATTTGAGCTCTGTGAGGACAATTCTAAATGTGGGCCAGCCGATTTCGGTTCGGACAGCCAAAACCTTTTTACAGACGCTATCTTCATCTGGTCTTTCATCGAAGTGTATCGTTCCCGCCTATGGTATGACTGAATTTTCAGGCAGCCTTTGCTTCAACAGGGAGTTCGATGCACACGAGGAAAGTGGAGTCCAGCATATATGGCAATCGTCCCTGAACGATGAACTGAGGTTTGCCGGACCCGATGATTCAAGTGAGGCTGTTGCCTTTGCTGAAATAGGACGGGTCATGCCAGGAGTAGATTTGCGCATTGTCGACGACATGGACAAAGCTCTACCGGAGGCTTGTGTAGGGAAAGTGCAGCTCAAGGGAGATACCATTATCGACGGTTACTATAACCATGAAGCTGCTACTTCTGCTGCTTTTACGGAGGATGGATGGTTCGAAACAGGCGATCTCGGCTTTGTTTACGATGGACGGCTTACGCTGACAGGTCGAGCAAAAGATGTTCTCATTATGAATGCCAAGAACGTGTACAACTTTGAAGTTGAGTCTGTAATGTCGCAAGCATACGGAATAGACCCTAATTTTGCCGCTGCGGCAGGTATTTCAGGTGGCGAGGATGGGAATGATCGGCTCCTATTGTTTTTTTCTCCTTTGGATGACGATATCATGCTGACATTGCTACTCATTCAAGAGCTGAGGGGATTAGTATCCCGACAATTCGGAGTGAATCCCTGTTACATTGTACCGGTCAGTAAGGCGAATTTCCCTCGCACACCAACAGGGAAAATTCAGCGGCTTCAACTGGTACACAACTTGCTGGATGGCCAATACGACACGATTTTGGCCACTGTAGATGATCTGCTACGGAACCGCTTCCAGCGCGACGAGCTATTTGCACACGCTGCAGTCGCTTCGACTGTAGAGTCACAAGCATTATTAAGTGAAACGATACATGGGGCAGAAGTAGTCGCGACGGAAATGAAGCATCAGGAGATTGTTGTAGTCTATTACTCGTCCGAATGTGATGATCTTAGCGATGCTGCTCTTTATATCAAGATACGAGATTATTTAAGTACACAGCACGAGAATTACGGACATATCGAAGTATGTAGACGCCATTCCATAAGTGAACACATGGAAGAGGATTATGAAGAAGAATTGCGCTTTTTAACGAATAGTTTTGAAAAATTGCTCAAACGTCCTGTGATCACTCGTAACCATGATTTTTTTCAGCTGGGCGGCGACTCTCTTAAAATGACAAAGCTACTTACCATGCTTATTTCAAATTACAACATCATGGTTACCCCACATCAGTTTTTTAAACAACCTACGATCCAAGGACTACTTCAGGAAATGATTCTTGCAAAGCAAAATAGTAGCAGTTCACACATCCCAACACACAGCCGTGACCAAAGTCGCATGCCACTGACGATCAAGCAAAAAAGCCAATGGATTTTACACATGATTGAACCAAACAGCGCATTTTATACGAACACGTTTACGCTACGCTTTCAAGGAGCTTGTGATCGAGAACATTTAACAGAACTCATGCGAATACTAATTGAACGTCATGAAGGATTGCGTATTCGTTTTGGTATGCAGTATAGCGAACCCTTTCAGTATGTTGAACCACCCTATTCTCCGTATATTCGTCATATGGATCTTAGTCTAATGGAGGGGGAACGAAGAAGGGATCGAGAGAGCGAGTTGGTTCGTCAAGAAGCGAACCACCGATTCGACCTTTTGCAGGAGCCATGCTTACGCCTTCTATTGCTTACGTGCGGGGAGAATGAGCATCGATTGGTCATTTCTATGCACCATATCATGTCTGACGGTTGGTCTGTGGAAGTATTCACGAATGAATTAATGGATCTGTACGGAAAAAGCCTGCAAGGGGAGAGACCTCATCTTACAGCGCTGCCTGTGTCATATTCCAATTATGTTTATTGGCAGTCTGAAAGGGAACAGGATCACTCGTCTTCATTATGGGCGCAGACTGATTACTGGAGACAATTACTTAACGGGCCATTACCGACAATTCAGGTACCACCTGATTTTGTTCGACCTGAAGTAAGGTCCTATAAAGGGGATACCATCGACCTAACAGTAAGTTCGAGTCTTGCTTCGCTTGCTCGGGCTAAGGCGAATCGGTCAGGAATTACGCTGTTTATGCTGATGTTTGCAGTATACGCTTATCTCATTCATCGCTTCTCGAAGCAGTCGTCCGTTCCGATCGGGACCGTGATGGCAAATAGAACTCGTCCTGAATTGGAGAAATTAATCGGCTTTGTTGCCAATACCGTCGTCCTACGCATCGAATTTGATGACGAAATGACTTTTAATGATTTGCTTGAGCAAGTCAAGACTTCTGCTGTAGGCGCTTACCAGCATCAGGAGGTGCCCTTCGAGATGGTGTTACCGCTCCTTTCTGACCGTGGGAAAGCAGGGTATACCCCTGGGTTTCAAGTTATGTTTACGTACCAAAATGAGTTTACGCACAACTATCAGTTTACTGATGCTTCCGTACGCCTCGAAATTGAAGCTGGGGATACGGCCAAGTTTGACCTCATTTTACACGTATACGAGGAAGCGGACACATTAAGGCTCCGAATGGAATATAACACCGATCTGTACAAAAAAGAGACCATCGAACGATTGCTTAACTTTTACACAACGATACTGGAAGGGGTTGTTGAACATTAA